One window of Equus quagga isolate Etosha38 chromosome 4, UCLA_HA_Equagga_1.0, whole genome shotgun sequence genomic DNA carries:
- the EIF2B5 gene encoding translation initiation factor eIF-2B subunit epsilon has protein sequence MAAPVVAPPGAVASRANKRSGSGPGGGGGGGGARGAEEEPPPPLQAILVADSFNRRFFPISKDRPRVLLPLANVALIDYTLEFLTATGVQETFVFCCWKAAQIKEHLLKSKWCRPTSLNVVRIITSELYRSLGDVLRDVDAKALVRSDFLLVYGDIVSNINITRALEEHRLRRKLEKNVSVMTMIFKESSPSHPTRCQEDNVVVAVDSSTNRVLHFQKTQGLRRFSFPLSLFQSSGDGVEIRYDLLDCHISICSPQVAQLFTDNFDYQTRDDFVRGLLVNEEILGNQIHMHVTAREYGARVSNLHMYAAVCADVIRRWVYPLTPEANFTDSTTQSCTHSRHNIYRGPEVSLGHGSILEENVLLGSGTVIGSNCSITNSVIGPGCHIGDNVELDQAYLWQGVRVAAGAKIHQSLLCDNAEVKEQVILKPHCVLTSQVVVGPDIMLPEGSVVSLHPPDAEEDEDDGQFSDDSGADQEKEKVKLKGYNPAEVGVAGRGYLWKAPDVNVEEEEELRQSLWGLTINVEEESETESERSVDSEELDSRAGSPQMDDIRVFQNEVLGTLQRGKEENISCDNLVLEINSLKYAYNISLKEVMQVLSHVVLELPLQQMDSPLDSNRYCALLLPLLKAWSPVFRNYIKRAADHLEALAAIEDFFLEHEPLGTSVAKVLMAFYQLEILAEETILSWFSRRDTTDKGRQLRKNQQLQRFIQWLKEAEEESSEDD, from the exons ATGGCGGCCCCTGTGGTGGCGCCTCCTGGTGCGGTGGCCAGTCGGGCTAACAAGCGCAGCGGCAGTGGgccgggaggcggcggcggcggcgggggagCCAGGGGGGCGGAGGAGGAACCGCCGCCGCCCCTACAAGCAATTCTGGTGGCAGATAGCTTCAACCGCCGCTTCTTCCCCATCTCCAAGGACCGGCCTCGG GTCCTCTTGCCCCTGGCCAATGTGGCACTAATTGACTACACTCTGGAATTTCTGACTGCCACAGGTGTCCAGGAAACCTTTGTCTTTTGTTGCTGGAAGGCTGCTCAAATCAAGGAACATTTACT GAAATCCAAATGGTGCCGCCCTACATCCCTCAATGTGGTTCGGATAATTACATCAGAGCTATATCGATCACTGGGGGATGTTCTCCGTGATGTTGATGCCAAGGCCTTGGTGCGCTCCGACTTCCTTCTTGTGTATGGGGACATCGTGTCAAACATCAATATTACCAGAGCCCTGGAGGAACACAG GTTGAGGCGGAAGCTCGAAAAAAATGTATCTGTGATGACAATGATCTTCAAAGAGTCATCCCCCAGCCACCCGACTCGTTGCCAAGAGGACAATGTGGTAGTGGCTGTGGATAGTTCCACAAACCGGGTTCTCCATTTCCAGAAGACCCAAGGCCTCAGacgtttttcttttcctctg AGCTTGTTCCAGAGCAGTGGAGATGGCGTGGAGATTCGGTATGATTTACTGGATTGTCATATCAGCATCTGCTCTCCTCAG GTGGCTCAACTCTTTACAGACAACTTTGACTACCAAACTCGAGATGACTTTGTGCGAGGCCTGTTAGTGAATGAGGAG ATCCTAGGGAACCAGATCCACATGCACGTGACAGCTAGGGAATATGGTGCCCGGGTCTCCAACCTACACATGTATGCGGCTGTCTGCGCTGATGTCATCCGCCGATGGGTCTACCCTCTCACCCCTGAGGCGAACTTCACTGACAGCACCACCCAGAGCTGCACTCATTCCCGGCACAACATCTACCGAGGGCCTGAGGTCAGCCTGGGCCATGGCAGCATCCTGGAAGAAAATGTGCTCCTGGGCTCCGGCACTGTCATTGGCAGCAATTGCTCCATCACCAACAGTGTCATTGGCCCTGGCTGCCACATTG GTGATAACGTGGAACTGGACCAGGCCTACCTGTGGCAAGGGGTCCGAGTGGCTGCTGGAGCAAAGATCCATCAGTCTCTGCTCTGTGACAATGCTGAGGTCAAGGAACAAGTTATACTGAAGCCACACTGTGTCCTCACTTCCCAG GTGGTAGTGGGCCCAGACATCATGCTGCCTGAGGGCTCGGTGGTCTCTCTGCACCCTCCAGatgcagaggaagatgaggatgATGGCCAGTTCAGTGATGATTCTGGGGCTgaccaagaaaaggagaaagtgaagctGAAAG GTTACAATCCGGCAGAAGTTGGAGTTGCAGGCCGGGGCTACCTCTGGAAAGCTCCAGACGTGAacgtggaggaagaggaggaactACGGCAGAGTCTGTGGG GACTCACAATCAACGTGGAAGAAGAGAGTGAAACTGAAAGTGAGCGAAGTGTGGATTCTGAGGAGCTAGACAGCCGGGCAGGCTCCCCACAGATGGATGACATCAGAG TGTTTCAGAATGAAGTCCTGGGAACGCTACAGCGGGGCAAGGAGGAGAACATTTCTTGTGACAATCTAGTCCTAGAGATCAACTCTCTCAA GTACGCCTACAACATAAGCCTAAAGGAGGTGATGCAGGTACTGAGCCACGTGGTCCTGGAACTCCCCCTGCAACAAATGGATTCCCCGCTTGACTCAAACCGCTACTGTGCCCTGCTGCTTCCC CTGCTCAAGGCCTGGAGCCCTGTTTTTCGGAACTACATAAAGCGTGCAGCTGATCATTTGGAAGCACTGGCAGCCATTGAGGACTTCTTCCTGGAGCATGAACCTCTTGGTACTTCCGTGGCCAAG GTACTGATGGCTTTCTACCAGCTGGAGATCCTGGCTGAGGAAACAATCTTGAGCTGGTTCAGCCGAAGGGATACAACTGACAAGGGCCGGCAATTGCGCAAGAACCAACAG CTGCAGAGGTTCATCCAGTGGCtaaaagaggcagaagaggagtcATCTGAAGATGACTGA